The Methanosphaera sp. BMS genome contains a region encoding:
- a CDS encoding lectin like domain-containing protein, which yields MIKYGGLMIAVDLNASSENDYKQYKKYTGSPDHFVCIIGWDDEMEIPNAPDKGAWIVKNSYGEEWGYDGYFYLSYYDETYDNGIDVGSVLDLLDFRHYDASAIIFNDTDKYDKNYQYELGLSTFFNNETNYSWYKNTFYSTEEETLAGISTYFEKPTDWQLYIYLNDELTLTQSGTNNAGYYTIKLDEYIPLQKDDKFEAVFKILTPETAIPVSIKGDFIYGIYHENLSYISTDGENWQDLANMTWKTSIFRTINSQVACIKAFTILPTNTLKVDTTEFTIGQPATIQASIYYGSQINTTINKGKITFKVNGKTLKDADGKVIYAKVVNGTAVIEDYVVPSDWAKENTTIQAVYSGSSDVAKMTSDKETVTINAEETTITTYDVTASIGDEVKLTATINSPNTINTGKIVFKINGKTVKDSNGKVIYAKVVNNQVVVNYTVPADMKAKSYNLTAVFISSEYERIEDTKTLTVI from the coding sequence ATAATAAAATATGGTGGGCTTATGATAGCAGTGGATTTAAACGCCAGTAGTGAAAATGATTATAAGCAATATAAAAAGTATACAGGTTCACCAGATCACTTTGTATGTATCATCGGATGGGATGATGAGATGGAGATTCCAAATGCTCCGGATAAAGGTGCATGGATTGTGAAAAATAGTTATGGTGAAGAGTGGGGATATGACGGATACTTCTATCTTTCATATTATGATGAAACATATGACAATGGAATAGACGTTGGAAGTGTGTTAGACTTACTTGATTTTAGACATTATGACGCCAGTGCAATAATATTCAATGACACGGACAAATATGATAAAAACTATCAATACGAGCTGGGATTATCCACATTCTTTAACAACGAAACAAACTACTCATGGTATAAAAATACATTCTATTCAACCGAGGAGGAAACACTTGCAGGAATATCCACCTACTTCGAAAAGCCGACCGACTGGCAGTTATACATATACCTAAACGATGAATTAACACTAACACAAAGCGGTACAAACAATGCCGGCTACTACACTATCAAACTCGACGAATACATACCACTACAAAAGGATGACAAATTTGAAGCAGTCTTCAAAATACTAACACCAGAAACCGCAATACCAGTATCCATAAAGGGCGACTTCATCTATGGAATCTACCATGAAAACCTATCCTATATCAGTACTGACGGAGAAAACTGGCAAGATCTGGCAAATATGACATGGAAGACATCAATATTTAGAACGATAAACTCACAGGTAGCATGTATCAAGGCATTCACAATACTGCCAACAAACACACTAAAAGTAGATACAACCGAATTTACGATAGGTCAGCCAGCAACAATACAGGCAAGCATATACTACGGCAGTCAAATAAACACGACCATAAACAAGGGAAAAATCACATTCAAGGTAAACGGTAAAACACTTAAGGACGCTGACGGTAAGGTAATCTACGCTAAGGTAGTAAACGGTACGGCTGTAATCGAAGATTATGTTGTACCAAGTGATTGGGCAAAAGAAAACACGACCATACAGGCGGTATACTCAGGTTCAAGTGATGTTGCAAAGATGACTAGCGATAAAGAAACAGTCACAATCAACGCCGAAGAAACGACAATCACCACATATGACGTCACAGCTTCTATAGGTGACGAGGTTAAACTCACTGCGACAATCAACTCACCAAATACGATAAACACCGGAAAAATCGTGTTCAAAATCAATGGTAAAACAGTTAAAGACTCTAACGGCAAAGTAATCTATGCCAAAGTCGTCAACAATCAGGTAGTAGTAAATTACACAGTGCCTGCGGATATGAAAGCTAAAAGTTATAATCTTACAGCCGTTTTCATATCATCGGAGTATGAACGTATTGAAGATACGAAGACCTTAACAGTGATATAA